One Rosa chinensis cultivar Old Blush chromosome 5, RchiOBHm-V2, whole genome shotgun sequence genomic region harbors:
- the LOC112163908 gene encoding licodione synthase: MVVELVLLILFLILSIFISKKFHVKHYGDLPPSPLALPIIGHFHLLSPLIHRSFHDLSLRFGPIFSLRLGSVPCIVVTSPELAKEFLKTHELSFIDRSENTAVETMTYNASFAFAPYAHHWKFTKKLITNELLGGHSVDNFLAIRNQEYVRLLRLLAKKAETCESVNLSEELPRVSHNVIGQMMLGKYSSASRADEARLVVREATKIFGEFNFSDFNWIWKKLDLQGFRKRTEATHKKFDELVEKVIAEREELRKIQKKGDTIEEKDVKSFLDILLDILEGESSENLEVEFSRNHVKGLITDLFAASIDTTSISMEWALAELMNHPEVLKKARDEIYRVVKNGRLVGELDVPNLPYIQAIIKESLRLHPPLTFVTRKCVEQCKVGNYVIAKDTMLFINNWAIGRDPKNWEKPLEFCPERFLQLDGGDKASAIDVRGQQFQFLPFGSGRRICPGITLTMKMLPALLAAMIQCFDWKVVGTHYKNMDKENNVLEMDEKPGFTTPRAYDLVCVPVARFSPLSILDPQNEI; the protein is encoded by the exons ATGGTAGTTGAGTTAGTCCTCCTCATCCTCTTCCTTATTCTCTCTATCTTCATCTCGAAAAAGTTCCATGTGAAACACTATGGTGACCTTCCTCCAAGCCCTTTAGCCTTGCCCATCATTGGCCATTTCCATCTCCTCAGCCCTCTCATCCACCGTTCCTTCCACGACCTCTCTCTACGCTTCGGTCCCATATTCTCTCTCCGCCTCGGCTCCGTCCCATGCATCGTGGTGACGTCACCGGAGTTGGCAAAAGAATTCCTAAAAACCCACGAGCTCTCCTTCATAGACCGCTCAGAGAACACCGCGGTCGAAACCATGACATACAATGCTTCCTTTGCATTTGCACCTTATGCACATCACTGGAAGTTCACCAAGAAGCTGATCACAAACGAGCTCCTCGGCGGCCACAGTGTAGACAACTTTTTGGCCATCCGAAACCAAGAGTACGTGAGGCTTCTGAGGCTGTTGGCCAAGAAAGCCGAGACTTGCGAATCAGTCAACCTCAGTGAGGAGCTGCCCAGGGTTAGTCACAACGTCATCGGGCAGATGATGCTGGGGAAATATTCTAGTGCTTCGCGGGCGGATGAGGCGAGGTTGGTGGTCCGGGAGGCGACCAAGATTTTCGGAGAGTTCAATTTCAGTGATTTTAATTGGATTTGGAAGAAACTGGATTTGCAGGGATTTCGGAAGAGAACCGAGGCCACACATAAGAAGTTCGATGAATTGGTGGAGAAGGTGATCGCTGAACGTGAAGAGTTGAGGAAGATACAGAAGAAAGGCGACACTATAGAAGAAAAGGATGTCAAGAGCTTTCTTGATATTTTGCTTGATATTTTGGAGGGTGAGAGCAGTGAGAATTTGGAGGTTGAATTTTCAAGAAATCATGTTAAGGGTCTAATTACG GATTTGTTTGCGGCTAGCATAGACACAACCTCTATTTCAATGGAATGGGCACTGGCAGAGCTTATGAATCACCCAGAGGTGCTTAAAAAAGCAAGGGATGAGATATATCGAGTCGTTAAAAATGGAAGATTAGTCGGAGAATTGGATGTTCCCAATCTTCCTTACATTCAAGCCATCATAAAAGAATCATTAAGGCTACACCCACCTTTGACTTTTGTTACAAGAAAATGCGTAGAACAATGTAAGGTTGGCAATTATGTCATTGCCAAAGACACAATGTTATTCATAAACAATTGGGCCATCGGAAGAGATCCTAAGAATTGGGAAAAACCATTAGAGTTTTGTCCTGAAAGATTCTTACAACTCGATGGGGGCGACAAGGCAAGTGCAATAGATGTTAGAGGACAACAGTTTCAATTTCTTCCATTCGGATCTGGAAGGAGGATATGTCCTGGTATAACCCTAACCATGAAAATGCTACCTGCGCTACTTGCAGCTATGATTCAATGCTTTGATTGGAAAGTTGTTGGGACACATTACAAGAACATGGATAAGGAGAATAATGTTCTTGAAATGGATGAAAAACCGGGATTCACGACTCCGAGGGCATATGATCTTGTTTGTGTTCCAGTAGCCCGCTTCAGTCCCCTTAGTATTCTTGATCCACAAAATGAGATTTGA
- the LOC112163910 gene encoding uncharacterized protein LOC112163910 yields MKMMKMMATNAIVIAAVAEEYGNQHRGRGSHPGCAPNEERLREEKGKGMLADYFIDRPVFKDPEFRTCYRMSLNLFKRISTDLCQYGRYFVQRSDATGKVGLLPEQKMTAALGILAYGAGADQCAEYCRMAKSTSVAALQHFTRGIVDLYSTKYLRAPTAADLRRLITKVERRGFPGMIGSMDCMHWQWKNCPTGWAGEYSGRKQIPTIILEAVASYNIRIWHAFFGMPGACNDLNVLEKSPLFDELTAGRAPLIQFQVNNRAHSLGYYLADGIYP; encoded by the coding sequence atgaagatgatgaagatgatggccACCAACGCCATTGTCATCGCTGCAGTCGCAGAAGAATATGGAAACCAACACCGAGGGCGCGGTTCTCATCCGGGTTGTGCACCAAATGAGGAACGACTTAGAGAAGAAAAGGGCAAAGGTATGTTGGCCGACTACTTTATCGACCGGCCAGTGTTCAAAGATCCGGAGTTCCGAACATGTTACAGGATGAGTCTCAATCTCTTCAAGCGTATATCTACTGACCTTTGCCAGTATGGTCGTTACTTTGTTCAAAGGTCAGATGCTACCGGCAAAGTCGGACTGCTTCCGGAGCAGAAGATGACAGCTGCCTTGGGAATACTTGCGTACGGTGCAGGGGCAGATCAATGTGCTGAGTATTGTCGGATGGCGAAATCCACCTCCGTCGCAGCCCTTCAGCACTTTACACGAGGAATTGTTGATCTTTACTCAACAAAATACCTCCGCGCTCCTACTGCAGCCGACCTCAGACGACTTATTACCAAAGTTGAGAGGAGAGGTTTTCCAGGAATGATTGGGAGCATGGACTGTATGcattggcaatggaagaattgtccGACAGGTTGGGCTGGGGAATATAGTGGTAGGAAACAGATCCCCACTATCATCCTGGAAGCAGTCGCATCTTACAACATCAGGATTTGGCACGCATTCTTTGGAATGCCTGGGGCATGCAACGACCTGAATGTCTTGGAAAAGTCTCCGTTGTTTGATGAGCTTACTGCCGGTAGAGCACCTCTGATCCAATTCCAAGTTAACAACAGAGCTCACAGTCTAGGATACTATCTCGCCGACGGTATTTATCCTTGA